From a single Miscanthus floridulus cultivar M001 chromosome 8, ASM1932011v1, whole genome shotgun sequence genomic region:
- the LOC136472774 gene encoding anthranilate O-methyltransferase 2-like yields MKVERDLHMSRGDGEDSYASNSRLQEKSILKTRSVLHNAVAAAHASSLSSSGGAMVVADLGCSSGPNTLLVVSEVLGAVADRREDLAMAAAGCSQPPATHVQFFLNDLPGNDFNLVFQSVELFKKLAVKDKGDALPPYYVAGLPGSFYTRLFPDRCVHLFHSSYCLMWRSKVPDELAGGAVLNEGNMYIWETTPPAVVALYRRQFQEDFSLFLRLRHRELVSGGQMVLAFLGRKNKDVLRGEVSYMWGLLGQALQSLVKEGRVEKEKLDSFNLPFYAPSVDEVRDVIRQSQAFDVTHIQLFESNWDPHDDMEDDGDLVLDGVQSGVNVAKSIRAVHYRKNGLCRDPRFLPRTKTRALGKENVCREQLSANTSRRQLTGSLWACLSAGNRSRRSGPFCRELRSAKNARRQNGPLP; encoded by the exons ATGAAGGTAGAGCGCGACCTCCACATGAGCCGGGGCGACGGCGAGGACAGCTACGCCTCCAACTCCAGGCTTCAG GAGAAGTCCATACTGAAGACGAGGTCGGTGCTACACAACGCTGTGGCGGCGGCGCACGCGTCGTCGCTCTCCTCCAGCGGCGGTGCCATGGTCGTCGCGGACCTCGGCTGCTCGTCGGGGCCCAACACGCTGCTCGTCGTCTCCGAGGTGCTCGGAGCGGTCGCCGACCGCCGAGAGGATCTGGCGATGGCAGCCGCCGGCTGCAGCCAGCCCCCGGCGACGCACGTGCAGTTCTTCCTGAACGACCTGCCCGGGAACGACTTCAACCTCGTGTTCCAGTCGGTAGAGCTGTTCAAGAAGCTGGCCGTCAAGGACAAGGGGGACGCGCTGCCGCCGTACTACGTCGCCGGGCTGCCGGGCTCCTTCTACACCCGGCTGTTCCCGGACCGCTGCGTGCACCTCTTCCACTCCTCCTACTGCCTCATGTGGCGCTCCAAGGTCCCCGACGAGCTCGCGGGAGGCGCCGTCCTCAACGAGGGCAACATGTACATCTGGGAGACCACGCCgccggcggtggtggcgctgTACCGGAGGCAGTTCCAGGAGGACTTCTCGCTGTTCCTCAGGCTGCGCCACAGGGAGCTCGTGTCCGGTGGCCAGATGGTGCTGGCGTTCCTCGGCAGGAAGAACAAGGACGTGCTCCGTGGCGAGGTCAGCTACATGTGGGGCCTCCTCGGGCAGGCTCTTCAGTCCCTCGTCAAAGAG GGCCGTGTGGAGAAGGAGAAACTGGACTCCTTCAACCTGCCGTTCTACGCCCCGTCGGTGGACGAAGTGAGGGACGTGATTAGGCAGAGCCAGGCATTCGACGTCACCCACATCCAGCTCTTTGAGTCCAATTGGGATCCGCACGACGATATGGAGGACGACGGCGACCTCGTGCTCGATGGCGTCCAGAGCGGCGTCAACGTCGCTAAGTCCATCAGGGCCGTGCACTACCGGAAAAACGGCCTTTGCCGAGATCCGAGATTTTTGCCGAGAACAAAAacgcgggctctcggcaaagaaaacgtttgccgagagcagctctcggcaaacacCAGCCGTCGGCAACTGACAGGATCGCTGTGGGCCTGCCTCTCGGCAGGCAACAGGTCTCGGCGAAGTGGGCCGTTTTGCCGAGAGCTGCGCTCGGCAAAAAATGCCCGTCGGCAAAACGGTCCTTTGCCGTAG
- the LOC136469486 gene encoding uncharacterized protein: protein MVLVSMVCSDPRQSFNSTFLLFSGYTISPSGRVFGEQEERKDEQDAEASGSSSTRTSGVYQRGPASLPERPIPEALRPVIRPVGQKSWKVVVPGAHKRLPNGILGLLCREHFPGLVRYAEALEPAYTYEHYVAAPDAEDETGRTYESVVERVMCEFWDFFKCAEGYEARAAKAAAKSFRGRISDMHYEARLQAIIDYCAVYEQRKVKKEDARLMHLTKEQYLKVPPGWCANKTRA from the exons atggtgttagtttccatggtctgctccgatccgagacagagtttcaacAGTACCTtcttgttgttctccggatacacaatctccccgtcgggacgtgtatttggagaacaggaGGAGCGGAAGGACGAGCAGGACGCCGAGGCAAGCGGTTCCAGTTCCACCAGAACCTCGGGTGTCTACCAACGAGGTCCGGCGAGCCTACCTGAGCGGCCGATACCTGAGGCTCTACGCCCGGTCATTCGACCCGTTGGGCAAAA gTCTTGGAAGGTCGTGGTCCCAGGTGCTCACAAAAGGTTGcccaatggcatcctgggtcttctctgTAGGGAACACTTCCCAGGCTTGGTTCGCTACGCCGAAGCTctggagccggcctacacgtacgAGCACTACGTCGCCGCCCCTGATGCGGAGGACGAGACAGGCCGCACGTACGAAAGCGTGGTGGAGCGGGTTATGtgcgagttttgg gacttcttcaaatGCGCCGAGGGCTACGAGGCGAGGGCAGCCAAGGCGGCGGCCAAATCTTTTAGAGGTCGCATCtcagacatgcattacgaggcgcggcTCCAGGCCATCATTGATTACTGTGCTGTCTACGAGCAACGGAAGGTAaagaaagaagatgcaagattaatgcatctgaccaaagagcagtacctgaag GTGCCTCCTGGCTGGTGCGCCAATAAAACGCGGGCCTAG